From the genome of Delphinus delphis chromosome 8, mDelDel1.2, whole genome shotgun sequence, one region includes:
- the DBX1 gene encoding homeobox protein DBX1 — translation MMFPGLLAPPAGYPSLLRPTPTLTLPQSLQSAFSGHSSFLVEDLIRISRPPAYLPRSVPTASMSPPRQGAPAALTDTGASDLGSPGPGSRRGGSPQTAVSPASEPTFLKFGVNAILSSAPRTETSPALLQSVPPKTFAFPYFEGSFQPFIRSSYFPASSSVVPIPGTFSWPLAARGKPRRGMLRRAVFSDVQRKALEKMFQKQKYISKPDRKKLASKLGLKDSQVKIWFQNRRMKWRNSKERELLSSGGCREQTLPTKLNPHPDLSDVGQKGPGDDDDEEDEGPGSLRHRLVYHHPSPDPRHLRDPRLEGPLPHSPAHSGSPDKPSDFSDSEEDEEAEEEEITVS, via the exons ATGATGTTCCCCGGCCTCCTCGCGCCCCCAGCCGGGTACCCCAGCCTCTTGCGCCCCACGCCCACCTTAACATTGCCCCAGTCCCTGCAGTCGGCATTTTCCGGCCACTcgagcttcctggtggaggatcTGATCCGCATCAGCCGACCCCCAGCCTACCTGCCCCGCAGCGTGCCCACCGCCAGCATGTCGCCCCCTAGGCAGGGGGCCCCTGCGGCTCTCACAGACACAGGGGCCTCGGACCTGGGCTCCCCGGGTCCAGGCAGCCGGCGGGGCGGCTCACCACAGACGGCCGTCTCCCCTGCCAGCGAGCCCACTTTTCTGAAGTTTGGAGTGAACGCCATCCTTTCTTCGGCGCCCAGAACTG AAACATCCCCCGCCTTGCTCCAGAGTGTCCCTCCCAAGACCTTCGCCTTTCCCTACTTTGAAGGCTCCTTCCAGCCTTTCATCAGATCTTCTTATTTCCCAG CGTCCTCCAGCGTCGTGCCCATCCCGGGGACCTTCTCCTGGCCACTGGCCGCTCGCGGCAAGCCTCGTAGGGGCATGCTGCGTCGAGCCGTGTTCTCCGACGTGCAGCGCAAGGCGCTGGAGAAGATGTTCCAGAAACAGAAGTACATCAGCAAGCCCGACCGCAAGAAGCTGGCGTCCAAGCTGGGCTTGAAAGACTCACAG GTGAAAATCTGGTTCCAGAACCGACGCATGAAGTGGCGGAACTCCAAGGAGCGCGAGCTCCTGTCTAGCGGGGGCTGCCGCGAGCAGACCCTTCCCACCAAACTCAATCCGCACCCGGACCTCAGCGACGTGGGCCAGAAGGGTCCCGGGGACGACGACGACGAGGAGGACGAGGGCCCGGGCAGCCTCCGCCACCGCCTGGTCTATCATCACCCGTCCCCCGACCCTCGGCACCTGCGGGACCCGCGCCTGGAAGGGCCGCTGCCCCACTCGCCCGCGCACTCTGGCAGCCCCGACAAACCTTCGGACTTCTCCGACTCCGAGGAGGATGAGGAGGCTGAGGAGGAGGAGATCACCGTGTCTTAG